One Catenulispora sp. GP43 genomic window, ACCCGATCGCCGCCCGCGAGCTTCGACGGGAGGGGGACCTCTCCCTGCGCTCCTGGCTGGCCTCGGCGCGCGCCGCGGACGAGGCCGCCTGGTTCGCCTGGGACGATCCGGCTCCGTTCTTCCTGGCCGGCGCTCGGATGGTGTGGGAGGCCGTGGAACACCGGTTGCGCCGCTAGCGCTTTCGGCCGGCGCGGTCCGCGAGGGCCTGCTCGTACCAGGATTCGTAGTCGTCGAGGCAGCGGTCCAGACTGAAGGCCTCGGCGCGCCGCGCCGAGCCCTCGCCCAACCGCGCCAGTCGCTCGGCGTCCCCGATCAGCCCGGCCAGCGCCTCGGCGAGTGCGGCCGTGTCGGCGGGGGCGACGAGCACGCCGTTGTCCGGGCCGACCAGCTCCGGCAGCGCCCCGATCCGGCTGGCGACCAGGGGCCGGCCCAGGGCCAGCGCCTCCAGGGCGGTCAGGCCGAAGATCTCCGGAGTGGTCGAGGGGACGGCCAGCAGTGCGGAGCCACGCAAGCACTCGGCGACCTCCGGCGGACTCAGCCAGCCGCGGAACTCGACCGTGCCGGCCGCCACCAGGTCGGCGGCCCGCGCCTGCAGCCGGTCGCGTTCCGGGCCGTCGCCGACCACTACGAGCCGTGCCTTGGGCTGGGTGCGGGCCAGGATCGCGAACGCTTCCAGGACGACGTCCGCCCCCTTCAGAGGGCTGAGCCGGCCCACGTAGGCCGTCTGCCACACCTCTGAGACCGGGGTCGGGGTGAAGACCCGGTCCACGGCATGCGGGATCACCCGGACCGGCACCCGGCCGGCGTCGGGGCGGATCACGTCGGCGACGAACCGGCTCGGGGCCGCGAAGCCGTCGATCCGGCGCAGCCCGAACACCCGGTAGGCGGGCCGCATCAGGAAACGCAGGTGCAGGTAGCGGAGCAGGGCGCCGGGCGATATCCGTCCGGCGTTGTCGGCGACCTGCCAGCGCAGCAGTTTGCGGGTCCAGTCCTCGGGGCCGTGGATGGTGAGGATCCGTACGGCGCCGCGGGTGGCCGGGAACACCGCCGGGCCGAACCCGCCGACGGTGTGCAGGTGGACGCAGTCGGGCCGGAACTCGCGCATGATCCGCCGCACCTCGCGGTATCCCCGGTGGTGCCACACGAACCCGGCCAGCTTGCCCAGCGGACCGCCGTCCACCGGCGGGACCAGGTCGTCGGCGAACACGGCCCGGTCGCCCGACGGGGATTGCAGGGCCACCACCCGGACCTGGTGGCCCCGAGCCGTCTGGCCGTCCCGGAGCATGCGGACGAACTTCTCCGCGCCCCCGGCCTCGAAGCCCAGGTTGACGATGTGCAGAATTCTCACCGGTGCCGCGCAATCCTCGAACCGAAATAGTGGGCTGCGAACCGCCCGGGTTCGGGAATCGGCGCGGTGACACCGAAGACGCCGAACCATGGCACTATGAACGCTCGCAGGCGGACGTCCCTTTCCGGGGCGCCCGGCGACGGCGGCGGCCTCCCGGCCGCTCCCGGTCACCGACCGGATCCGCCAAGCGACGAAGTCCGGTCGAGGGGAGCGAAGGGCAGCCGGTCACCGGCCCCGAAATCATAATGGCGAACAGCAAGCGCCGGCACTGGGCGATCGTCGGGGCCGCCGCGGTCGCGGTCGTCATCGCCGCCGTCATCGCGACCGCCGTCTCCGGCGGCGATCCCGGCCAGCCCACGGCGTTCGGCCACTCGCCGGCGGCGAGCACCGCGGCCACCACGGACACGTCGAATGCGACCGCGTCCCCGGGTGCCGCCTCGGGGACCGCCGGGACCGGGCCGTCGTCGAGCAACGCCAAGAACACCGCGCTGGCCGACATGAAGTGGGGCCTGGACTACAGCGACACGCTGACGTTCGACACACCGGACCAGCTCAAGACCGCGCTCGACGATGCCAACCGGCTGGGCATGGACTACATCCGCGTCGACTTCGGCTGGGAGGACTACCAGTCCTTCGCGAACTACTCGCCGGACTTCTCCAAGTTCGACAACGTGGTCGCCGCGGCGAACGCCCACGGTCTGAAGGTGCTGGCCACCATCGACTTCCCGCCGCCGTGGGCGCGCCGGGCCGCCTGCCAGGACACCGCCGCCTGCCCGCCCGCCGACAACGCGGTGTTCGCGAGCTTCGTGAAGAAGGCGGTCGCGCGCTACTCGGCACGGGGCGTCCACTACTGGGAAGTGTGGAACGAGCCCAACATCGATGCCTGGGCCCCGGCCCCGGACACGACGGACTACACCAAGCTCCTGGTGACGGTCTCCACGGCGATCCGTGCCTCGGACCCGCACGCCTTCATCCTGATGGGCGGCCTCGCGGCGGCCCAGCCGAGCCGCGGCGGGCCCTTCATCAGCCCGTACGACTTCATCACGGCGGTGGCCAAGGACGGCGGCCTGAAGGCGGTCGACGCGATCTCCTACCACCCCTACCCGGACGGCGCCCCGGTGACCAGCAAGACCTTCCTGGCCATCAGCCAGTCGCCGACGAGCATCATCACCGCGCTGAACCAGGCCGGTGCGCCGAACATGCCGATCTGGATCACCGAGACCGGGGCGAGCGTGGCCTCCGCGGTCGGGGGCACGCCGGAACGGATCAAATCGGACGAGAGCTATCAGGTGGACCAGGCCAAGGGAGAGGTGGACACGCTGTCCTCGTACCCGAACGTCGCGTCGTTCTTCTGGTTCTCCTATCAGGACGTTCCCGCCGACCACCTGCTGTTCGGGCTGCGGCGGGCCGACGGGACCTACCGTCCCGCGTTCGCCACCCTGCAGCAGCTCATCGCCGGCGCGAAGAAGGCACGATGAACGAGGGCGCGATGAACGAGGCCGGGGCGGACCAGGGCAAGACGCCGCGGGTGTCCGTGCTCATCCCCTGCGCCCCGCGTCAGCACTACCTGGAGGAGACGCTGCTCTCCATCCAGAAGCAGACCTTCCAGGACTGGGAAGTGGTCCTGGTGCTGGACGGCGAGTGCGAAGAGAACCGGCGCATGGCCGCCGTGCTGCCCGAGGACCAGATCCGGATCGTCGTCACCGCGCGCCCCCGTTCCGGCATCGCGGCGGCCCGGAACGCGGGCCTGCCCGAGTGCCGCGGCGACCTGGTGGCGTTCTGCGACGGGGACGACCTCTGCGAGCCCGAGCGGCTGGCCCGCCAGGTCGCCGAGTTCGACCGCCGTCCGGCCCTGGGAATGCTCGCCACCTGGTCCCGCCGCTTCAACAGCGAGACCGGTGCCGACCTCGGCCCGCGCCGCTGCCCCGCCGACTCCGTGGAGCTGGCCCGCCGGCTGCTGCTGTTCAACACGGTGACGGTGTCCACCGTCATGGCGCGGCCGGAGGTCGTGCGCGAGGCCGGGAACTTCCGCGACGCCGCGATCCAGTGCGAGGACTACGACCTCTGGCTCCGGATCCTCGGCCGGGCCGAGGTGGCCGCGCTGCCGGAGGAGCTGGTGCGCTACCGGGTGCACGAGGGCCAGTTCAGCCACCGGGCGAAGATCATGCCGCAGAGCGGCCTGCTGCGGCGCGAGAAGCTGGCGGCGGCCCGGCGGCTGGGCTGGAGCGTGCCGGTGGCCGGGGCCAAGCACCTGGCCTGGGTGGGCGTCCAACTGGCGAACCGGCGCTTCTAGCGCACCGTCCCGGCGTCAGCCCTCGACGAGCGAGCGCTCACCGCTCCGGTGGCGGCCGCCAGCCGTCGTTTGTCTGACCCGGCTCCGGGAGCGGATCGCGGTCTTCTTCGGGCTCCGGCCGGAAGAACGAGTCGGGCACGACGATCGGCCGCATGATGAGGGTCTCCTCCGCGTCCGCCGCGGACGGAGACACCCCCCGGCGCGGCGATCCGATCCGGTCCAGCGGCTCGATACGCTCGGCCGCGGCCGCGGCCGCCTGATCCGCTGGCCCAGCCTGGCGCGGCATCGACCGGGGCCGCATCCGCAGGCCTCCGGTCCGCACCGGCCGCCAGCTCTCCCGTCCGTAAGCGCGCGGCGTGGTGCCGCCAGCGTCGCCGTCCGGGCTGTACGCGTCGAACCGGTCGCTGCGTCCGCGTGCCTCGGGACGGTTCCACGGGAAGAACATCGGCTCGGTGATCGCTGTCGAGTCGCCGACACCGACCCACACGCTCTGCCGGGGCCGCGGACGGTCCCGCGTCCCGCTGCCCGGCCCCGCGGCGCCGACGCCGGCCGGAACCCGGTCCCCGTCCTGCGCGCGGTCCTCGCCGTGCTCCAGCTCGTCGTAGAGGTCGTAGTCCTCGTCGGCCTCGCCGAGGGCCGCGATCTTCGCTCCGGGCACGAACGCCACGGCGAACACCCCCGAGGCCAGGTTGCCCAGCGCCCAGGACCAGCCGATCCAGTTCAGGCCCCGGTGGGCGAAGCCCAGGGCCAGCGCCAGCGTCGCGACCAGGTACACCACGTTGCTGCCGAGCAGCGGCTTCATCCGCCCAGTGATCCGCAGCGCGCTGGTGGCCCAGGTGTGGAACGCGACGGCCAGGGCGCCGAGCGCGAGGATCGTCAGCAGCCCCTGTGCGTGTCCCGGGTACTTGCTGCCGAACAGGCTCAGCAGCGGCTCGCGCACCAGGATCACGGCCGCGACACCCGGGATCATCACCGCGGTCATGATCGTCGCGGACCGCTTCATCAGGCTGCGCAGCTGCTCGGGATCGTGGGCGCCCTCGGAAAAGAGCGCGTTGCCGATCGCGTAGGAGCCGGTCGAGAGGAGGGCCGCGATCTGGGAGCCGAGGTAGTAGTAGGTGACGTCGTCGGGCCCCAGCCAGCGCAGCGTGATGATCGGCAGGGCGAGCTGCGGTATCAGGTTGAGCAGCGAGGAGAAGTGTGTGGTCGCCGAGTAGCCCGCGGTCTCCCGGATCCGGGTGCCGCCCAGCCCGAAGGAGAACCGGAAATCCAGCTTGCGGTACATGAAGTACACCGAAGCCAGCGTGGCCACGACGTATCCCGTTCCGGAAGCCGTCACGATGCCCATGGCGCCCATGCCGACCACGGACGCCGGGACCACCAGCTTGGACAGGCTCTGGATGAAGCCGTCGACCAGCGTGTTGTACTCGGCCCGGCGCGCGGCCATGAAGACCGAGTCGGTCACCAGGTTGATCGTGGCGAAGACGCAGATGACGATCAGGACCACGGCGTAGACGGGTTTGTCATGGACGAAGGACAGATCCGGGGAGATCACCTTCACGAGCAGGACATAACCGGTGCCGAGCACGAAGCTG contains:
- a CDS encoding glycosyltransferase family 4 protein; its protein translation is MRILHIVNLGFEAGGAEKFVRMLRDGQTARGHQVRVVALQSPSGDRAVFADDLVPPVDGGPLGKLAGFVWHHRGYREVRRIMREFRPDCVHLHTVGGFGPAVFPATRGAVRILTIHGPEDWTRKLLRWQVADNAGRISPGALLRYLHLRFLMRPAYRVFGLRRIDGFAAPSRFVADVIRPDAGRVPVRVIPHAVDRVFTPTPVSEVWQTAYVGRLSPLKGADVVLEAFAILARTQPKARLVVVGDGPERDRLQARAADLVAAGTVEFRGWLSPPEVAECLRGSALLAVPSTTPEIFGLTALEALALGRPLVASRIGALPELVGPDNGVLVAPADTAALAEALAGLIGDAERLARLGEGSARRAEAFSLDRCLDDYESWYEQALADRAGRKR
- a CDS encoding lipopolysaccharide biosynthesis protein; translated protein: MAKGRRRRGAGAPDADTSGAHPSYADASYTEPSYADAADGDGPDPDGTDTEGGSGPAGSKMLRNSLFLMLSAGLTAGIGFIFWALVAHLYSSTQIGLATTLLSAISLISFLSTFGFGATMIRYQAHGAARNRQVSVMLAMVAGASFVLGTGYVLLVKVISPDLSFVHDKPVYAVVLIVICVFATINLVTDSVFMAARRAEYNTLVDGFIQSLSKLVVPASVVGMGAMGIVTASGTGYVVATLASVYFMYRKLDFRFSFGLGGTRIRETAGYSATTHFSSLLNLIPQLALPIITLRWLGPDDVTYYYLGSQIAALLSTGSYAIGNALFSEGAHDPEQLRSLMKRSATIMTAVMIPGVAAVILVREPLLSLFGSKYPGHAQGLLTILALGALAVAFHTWATSALRITGRMKPLLGSNVVYLVATLALALGFAHRGLNWIGWSWALGNLASGVFAVAFVPGAKIAALGEADEDYDLYDELEHGEDRAQDGDRVPAGVGAAGPGSGTRDRPRPRQSVWVGVGDSTAITEPMFFPWNRPEARGRSDRFDAYSPDGDAGGTTPRAYGRESWRPVRTGGLRMRPRSMPRQAGPADQAAAAAAERIEPLDRIGSPRRGVSPSAADAEETLIMRPIVVPDSFFRPEPEEDRDPLPEPGQTNDGWRPPPER
- a CDS encoding cellulase family glycosylhydrolase gives rise to the protein MANSKRRHWAIVGAAAVAVVIAAVIATAVSGGDPGQPTAFGHSPAASTAATTDTSNATASPGAASGTAGTGPSSSNAKNTALADMKWGLDYSDTLTFDTPDQLKTALDDANRLGMDYIRVDFGWEDYQSFANYSPDFSKFDNVVAAANAHGLKVLATIDFPPPWARRAACQDTAACPPADNAVFASFVKKAVARYSARGVHYWEVWNEPNIDAWAPAPDTTDYTKLLVTVSTAIRASDPHAFILMGGLAAAQPSRGGPFISPYDFITAVAKDGGLKAVDAISYHPYPDGAPVTSKTFLAISQSPTSIITALNQAGAPNMPIWITETGASVASAVGGTPERIKSDESYQVDQAKGEVDTLSSYPNVASFFWFSYQDVPADHLLFGLRRADGTYRPAFATLQQLIAGAKKAR
- a CDS encoding glycosyltransferase family 2 protein, producing MNEGAMNEAGADQGKTPRVSVLIPCAPRQHYLEETLLSIQKQTFQDWEVVLVLDGECEENRRMAAVLPEDQIRIVVTARPRSGIAAARNAGLPECRGDLVAFCDGDDLCEPERLARQVAEFDRRPALGMLATWSRRFNSETGADLGPRRCPADSVELARRLLLFNTVTVSTVMARPEVVREAGNFRDAAIQCEDYDLWLRILGRAEVAALPEELVRYRVHEGQFSHRAKIMPQSGLLRREKLAAARRLGWSVPVAGAKHLAWVGVQLANRRF